In the Gammaproteobacteria bacterium genome, one interval contains:
- the rplB gene encoding 50S ribosomal subunit protein L2, whose product MAIVKAKPTSPGRRFVVQVVTPGLHKGSPFRPLVESQVKKGGRNNQGRITTRHQGGGHRQHYRIVDFKRDKDGIPGKVERLEYDPNRSAHLALILYVDGERRYVIAPKGSKVGDEVISGDEAPIKPGNCLPLRNVPVGSLVHCVEMKPGKGAQIARSAGSSAQLIAREGPYVTLRLRSGEMRKVHSECRATIGEVGNEEHSLASLGKAGAKRWRGIRPTVRGVAMNPVDHPHGGGEGRTSGGRHPVSPWGQPTKGHKTRKNKRTTTMIVRRRHQK is encoded by the coding sequence ATGGCCATCGTCAAGGCAAAGCCCACTTCACCAGGGCGTCGTTTTGTGGTCCAGGTGGTGACACCGGGACTGCATAAAGGTAGCCCCTTCCGGCCCCTGGTCGAAAGCCAGGTGAAGAAGGGGGGCCGCAATAACCAGGGTCGGATCACCACGCGTCACCAGGGCGGTGGTCATCGTCAGCACTACCGGATTGTTGATTTCAAGCGGGACAAAGACGGAATTCCAGGTAAGGTCGAGCGTTTGGAATATGACCCGAATCGGAGTGCCCACCTTGCCCTGATTCTGTATGTCGATGGTGAGCGGCGTTATGTCATCGCTCCCAAGGGCTCCAAGGTTGGGGATGAAGTAATCTCCGGCGATGAGGCCCCCATCAAGCCGGGTAATTGTCTGCCCCTGCGTAATGTGCCAGTCGGTTCGCTGGTTCACTGTGTGGAGATGAAACCTGGCAAAGGTGCCCAGATTGCCCGCAGTGCGGGGTCTTCGGCTCAGTTGATCGCTCGAGAGGGTCCTTATGTGACCCTGCGGTTGCGTTCTGGTGAGATGCGTAAGGTCCACTCCGAGTGTCGGGCGACCATCGGCGAAGTAGGTAATGAAGAGCATTCTCTGGCCTCTCTGGGTAAGGCTGGCGCTAAGCGCTGGCGCGGTATTCGACCCACCGTGCGCGGTGTGGCGATGAACCCAGTGGACCATCCCCATGGGGGTGGCGAAGGGCGTACCTCGGGTGGTCGTCACCCGGTCAGTCCCTGGGGCCAACCCACTAAGGGTCACAAGACTCGTAAAAATAAGCGTACGACCACTATGATCGTCCGTCGGCGTCATCAGAAATAA
- the rpsG gene encoding 30S ribosomal subunit protein S7: MPRRRVAEKRTILPDPKYGNEILAKFINVVMKCGKKSVAEQIVYGALTQLQTKRNSDPMEIFNKALDNVRPAVEVKSRRVGGATYQVPVEVRLVRRTALAMRWLVDAARKRGEKSMGMRLAGEILEAYEGKGTAVKKREDTHRMADANKAFAHYRW, encoded by the coding sequence ATGCCTAGAAGAAGAGTTGCTGAAAAACGGACGATCCTCCCGGACCCAAAATACGGGAACGAGATCCTGGCCAAGTTTATTAACGTCGTGATGAAGTGCGGCAAGAAGTCTGTGGCCGAACAGATTGTCTATGGGGCGCTTACCCAGCTTCAGACTAAGCGCAACAGCGACCCGATGGAAATCTTCAACAAGGCACTGGATAACGTCCGTCCAGCGGTCGAGGTAAAGTCCCGCCGTGTCGGCGGTGCTACCTATCAGGTGCCGGTGGAGGTTCGTCTGGTTCGTCGTACAGCGCTGGCAATGCGCTGGTTGGTAGACGCTGCGCGTAAGCGCGGCGAGAAGTCCATGGGGATGCGTTTGGCAGGTGAGATCCTGGAAGCCTACGAAGGCAAGGGTACGGCCGTAAAGAAACGTGAAGACACCCACCGCATGGCAGATGCCAATAAGGCATTTGCTCATTATCGCTGGTAG
- the rplD gene encoding 50S ribosomal subunit protein L4, giving the protein MELALHGTQGAQAAVVEVVDAVFGQEFNEPLIHQIVVAYLAAGRAGTKAQKTRAEVRGGGRKPWRQKGTGRARAGTSRSPLWRGGGRTFAARPQDHSQKVNRKMYRGAMRSIFSELVRQGRLVVVDEVQPITPKTRELLSLLKSIPRLMGNEGGGLDSVLIVTDTLTEHLYLAARNLPEVDLAEAMMVDPVSLVSFDKVLVTVGALRQIEERFA; this is encoded by the coding sequence ATGGAATTAGCTCTGCACGGTACCCAGGGTGCCCAAGCTGCCGTTGTTGAAGTGGTCGATGCTGTGTTCGGCCAAGAGTTTAACGAACCTCTGATCCACCAGATCGTCGTCGCCTATCTGGCGGCCGGTCGGGCGGGTACCAAGGCGCAGAAGACCCGTGCCGAAGTCCGTGGCGGTGGTCGCAAGCCTTGGCGCCAGAAGGGCACCGGTCGTGCCCGCGCTGGTACCTCTCGTAGTCCACTCTGGCGTGGTGGTGGTCGAACCTTTGCTGCTCGTCCCCAAGACCACAGCCAAAAAGTCAATCGTAAGATGTATCGCGGTGCGATGCGCTCCATCTTCTCCGAATTGGTCCGTCAAGGCCGCTTGGTGGTAGTGGACGAGGTCCAGCCGATTACTCCCAAGACCCGCGAACTCCTTTCTCTGCTCAAGTCCATTCCCCGGTTGATGGGGAACGAGGGTGGCGGATTAGATAGCGTGCTCATTGTCACCGATACCCTGACCGAGCACCTGTATCTAGCCGCACGCAATCTGCCCGAGGTGGATCTTGCCGAGGCCATGATGGTAGACCCGGTGAGTTTGGTCAGTTTCGACAAGGTGCTCGTGACCGTGGGTGCCCTGCGTCAGATTGAGGAGCGATTCGCATGA
- a CDS encoding FecR domain-containing protein, with protein sequence MSPFYGLCRSFFSIFAVLVVVAFLGRVEPIMAASGVPAGHVTRLVGSAVVGEDGAVGRAAASGLPVRVGNSIVTGADARLELQLQDGSRVTLGADTRFRIDEYTYAPRRNLGRAVFELVKGVFRATSGAITRLRAPLFEVHTSYATLGIRGTDFWGGFHFGNDLDVVLLRGHGVYVRNESGSVELTRVGAGTTVTGPTGVPKSPHPWSSAKLDAAKASVAWPVR encoded by the coding sequence ATGTCTCCTTTCTATGGTTTGTGTCGATCTTTTTTCTCCATCTTTGCTGTCTTGGTTGTAGTCGCGTTTCTTGGGAGGGTTGAACCGATCATGGCGGCGTCGGGAGTTCCCGCTGGTCATGTGACCCGATTGGTCGGTTCGGCGGTTGTTGGGGAGGATGGAGCGGTCGGACGAGCGGCGGCTTCAGGGCTGCCGGTACGGGTGGGTAATAGTATCGTTACTGGGGCTGATGCCCGTCTTGAATTGCAGTTGCAGGACGGTAGTCGAGTCACGCTGGGGGCGGATACCCGTTTCCGCATCGATGAGTACACCTATGCGCCGCGTCGTAATTTGGGACGTGCGGTCTTCGAACTGGTCAAGGGGGTTTTTCGAGCAACCAGTGGTGCTATTACTCGGCTGCGTGCCCCGTTGTTCGAGGTTCATACCTCCTATGCCACGCTGGGTATCCGTGGTACCGATTTCTGGGGTGGTTTCCACTTTGGAAATGACCTAGATGTGGTGCTGTTACGTGGTCATGGGGTGTATGTGCGCAATGAGTCAGGGAGTGTGGAATTGACTCGGGTTGGTGCGGGTACCACGGTTACCGGTCCTACGGGTGTCCCCAAATCTCCGCATCCTTGGAGTAGTGCCAAGCTGGATGCCGCCAAGGCAAGTGTTGCCTGGCCGGTTCGCTGA
- the tufA gene encoding translation elongation factor Tu 1 — protein MSKEKFQRTKPHMNVGTIGHVDHGKTTLTAAMTKVLAARFGGEYKAYDQIDAAPEERARGITIATAHVEYQSEKRHYAHVDCPGHADYVKNMITGAAQMDGAILVVSAADGPMPQTREHILLARQVGVPYIVVYMNKADMIDDAELLELVEMEVRELLDKYQFPGDATPIIIGSALKALEGDTSDMGIGSIMKLVAAMDSYYPQPVRAIDKPFLMPIEDVFTISGRGTVVTGRVERGVVKVGDEVEIVGIRPTTKTTCTGVEMFRKLLDQGEAGDNVGVLLRGTKRDDVERGQVLAKPGSITPHTRFLAEVYILSKDEGGRHTPFFKGYRPQFYFRTTDVTGAVELPEGVEMVMPGDNIQMTVSLISPIAMEEGLRFAIREGGRTVGAGVVAKILN, from the coding sequence GTGTCCAAGGAGAAATTTCAGCGAACCAAGCCCCACATGAATGTCGGTACCATCGGCCATGTTGACCACGGTAAGACGACGTTGACGGCAGCAATGACCAAGGTGTTGGCCGCACGTTTTGGTGGGGAATACAAGGCCTACGATCAGATCGACGCGGCCCCTGAAGAGCGGGCGCGTGGTATCACCATCGCGACGGCGCATGTTGAGTATCAGTCAGAGAAGCGGCACTACGCCCATGTGGACTGTCCGGGTCACGCTGACTACGTCAAGAACATGATTACCGGTGCTGCCCAGATGGACGGGGCGATCCTGGTGGTGTCGGCGGCGGATGGTCCGATGCCTCAGACCCGTGAGCACATCCTACTGGCTCGTCAGGTAGGTGTGCCCTATATCGTGGTCTACATGAACAAGGCGGACATGATCGATGACGCCGAACTGCTGGAATTGGTTGAGATGGAGGTGCGGGAGCTGCTTGATAAATATCAGTTCCCTGGGGACGCCACGCCAATTATCATTGGTTCTGCGCTTAAGGCGTTGGAGGGAGATACCTCCGATATGGGAATTGGTTCCATCATGAAATTGGTGGCGGCGATGGATTCCTATTACCCACAGCCAGTTCGAGCGATAGACAAGCCATTCCTGATGCCGATCGAGGATGTTTTTACCATCTCCGGGCGGGGTACGGTGGTGACCGGGCGCGTTGAGCGTGGGGTTGTCAAGGTTGGGGACGAAGTCGAGATCGTTGGCATACGTCCTACCACAAAAACTACCTGCACTGGCGTGGAGATGTTCCGCAAGCTGCTCGACCAGGGTGAGGCGGGGGATAACGTTGGGGTGCTGTTGCGCGGGACCAAGCGTGACGACGTAGAGCGTGGGCAGGTGTTGGCTAAGCCGGGCTCGATTACGCCGCATACCCGTTTTCTGGCCGAGGTCTACATCCTTTCCAAGGATGAAGGTGGACGACATACTCCATTCTTCAAGGGATACCGTCCTCAGTTCTATTTCCGGACTACGGACGTGACCGGTGCCGTTGAACTACCCGAAGGGGTAGAGATGGTTATGCCGGGGGATAATATCCAGATGACGGTTTCGTTGATCTCTCCGATTGCCATGGAGGAAGGCCTACGTTTCGCCATCCGTGAAGGTGGGCGCACTGTGGGTGCCGGTGTAGTCGCCAAGATCCTCAACTGA
- the rpsJ gene encoding 30S ribosomal subunit protein S10 codes for MANQRIRIRLKGFDHRLIDRSAREIVETARRTGAQVRGPIPLPTKMERFTILVSPHVDKDARDQYEIRTHKRLMDIVDPTDKTVDALMKLNLAAGVDVQIRLT; via the coding sequence ATGGCAAATCAAAGAATTCGTATTCGGCTTAAGGGTTTCGATCACCGTCTGATCGACCGTTCGGCGCGTGAGATTGTTGAGACCGCGCGTCGTACTGGCGCTCAGGTGAGAGGTCCGATCCCCCTGCCGACCAAGATGGAACGTTTTACGATCCTCGTCTCTCCGCACGTGGATAAGGATGCCCGTGATCAGTACGAGATTCGTACCCATAAACGTCTGATGGATATCGTGGACCCCACGGATAAGACGGTCGACGCCTTGATGAAGTTAAATCTGGCGGCGGGTGTGGATGTTCAGATTAGGTTGACCTAA
- the fusA gene encoding elongation factor G, with amino-acid sequence MPRKTPIERYRNIGIMAHIDAGKTTATERVLFYTGVSHKMGEVHDGAATMDWMVQEQERGITITSAATTCFWYGMRKQFPEHRVNILDTPGHVDFTIEVERSLRVLDGACALFCAVGGVEPQSETVWRQANKYGVPRLAFVNKMDRAGADFLRVVGQIKSRLGATPVPLQLPIGAEENFKGVVDLVSMRAIYWDDATQGMSFTEEDIPASMAKACKEWREKLVEAAADASDETMEKYLEGQELTIEEIKAGLRARTLRNEIVPVLCGSAFKNKGVQAMLDAVIEYLPSPVDKPPIRGNADDAAGTEISRRASDDEPFSALAFKIMTDPYVGTLTFFRCYSGVLTSGSTVYNPIKSKRERIGRLLQMHANSRDEIKEVRAGDIAAAVGLKDVTTGETLCAMDQPITLERMEFPEPVISVAVEPKTKVDQEKMGIALSKLASEDPSFRVRTDEESGQTIISGMGELHLEIIVDRMKREFSVECNVGAPQVAYRETIRTQVEQEGKFVRQSGGRGQYGHVWLRIEPKEAGTGYEFVNGIVGGVIPKEYIPAVDKGIQEQLQNGVIAGFPVVDVKITLFDGSYHDVDSSEMAFKIAGSMGFKEGCRKARPVLLEPIMKVEVVTPEDYMGDVMGDLNRRRGMVQGMEDAPAGRIIRAEVPLAEMFGYATDLRSATQGRATYTMEFCKYLEAPNNIAEAVVKKKTAR; translated from the coding sequence GTGCCACGTAAGACGCCCATCGAGCGCTACCGAAATATTGGCATCATGGCCCACATTGATGCCGGTAAAACCACCGCTACTGAACGTGTTCTGTTCTATACCGGGGTCTCCCATAAGATGGGCGAGGTGCATGACGGCGCCGCTACCATGGACTGGATGGTCCAGGAGCAGGAGCGCGGGATCACCATCACCTCTGCGGCAACGACCTGTTTCTGGTACGGGATGCGTAAGCAGTTTCCAGAGCATCGCGTCAATATCCTTGACACTCCCGGTCACGTTGACTTCACCATTGAGGTGGAGCGTTCGTTGCGGGTGCTAGATGGGGCCTGTGCCCTGTTCTGTGCCGTGGGTGGCGTTGAGCCTCAATCGGAAACGGTGTGGCGCCAGGCCAATAAATACGGTGTGCCGCGTCTTGCCTTCGTCAACAAGATGGATCGTGCTGGCGCCGATTTCTTGCGGGTGGTGGGACAGATCAAGTCTCGTTTAGGTGCGACGCCGGTCCCCTTACAGCTCCCCATCGGGGCTGAAGAGAACTTCAAGGGTGTGGTAGATCTGGTCTCCATGAGGGCCATCTATTGGGACGACGCAACCCAAGGTATGTCCTTTACTGAGGAGGATATCCCTGCTTCTATGGCGAAGGCGTGCAAAGAGTGGCGCGAGAAGTTGGTCGAGGCCGCCGCCGATGCCTCCGATGAAACCATGGAAAAGTATTTGGAAGGTCAGGAGCTGACCATCGAAGAAATTAAGGCTGGGTTGCGTGCGCGTACCCTGCGTAATGAGATTGTCCCGGTTCTGTGTGGCTCTGCCTTTAAAAATAAAGGCGTGCAGGCCATGTTGGATGCCGTTATTGAGTATCTGCCCTCACCGGTGGACAAGCCCCCGATTCGGGGTAACGCCGATGATGCCGCTGGTACGGAGATCTCGCGTCGCGCCTCTGACGATGAGCCGTTCTCGGCGTTGGCTTTCAAGATCATGACCGACCCCTATGTCGGTACTCTGACCTTTTTCCGTTGTTACTCCGGGGTTTTGACCTCGGGTTCTACGGTCTACAACCCGATTAAGAGCAAGCGTGAGCGGATTGGGCGTCTCTTGCAGATGCATGCCAACTCACGTGATGAGATTAAAGAAGTGCGTGCCGGTGACATCGCGGCAGCGGTGGGCCTGAAGGATGTGACGACCGGTGAGACGTTGTGCGCCATGGACCAGCCTATCACCTTGGAGCGGATGGAGTTCCCTGAGCCGGTGATCTCGGTTGCGGTGGAACCCAAGACCAAGGTCGACCAGGAAAAAATGGGCATTGCCCTGTCCAAGCTTGCCTCTGAGGACCCCTCCTTCCGGGTGCGCACCGATGAAGAATCGGGCCAGACCATCATCTCCGGGATGGGTGAGTTGCACCTCGAGATCATCGTCGATCGCATGAAGCGTGAGTTCAGCGTGGAATGCAATGTGGGTGCCCCGCAAGTGGCCTACCGTGAGACGATCCGCACGCAGGTGGAGCAAGAGGGCAAATTTGTCCGTCAGTCCGGTGGTCGCGGTCAGTATGGTCACGTCTGGTTGCGTATTGAGCCCAAGGAAGCGGGTACTGGTTATGAATTCGTCAATGGCATCGTGGGTGGTGTGATTCCCAAGGAATATATCCCTGCGGTGGATAAAGGCATTCAGGAGCAGTTGCAGAACGGGGTTATCGCGGGCTTCCCGGTGGTGGATGTCAAAATCACGTTGTTTGACGGTTCCTATCACGACGTGGACTCCAGCGAAATGGCCTTCAAGATTGCCGGTTCGATGGGCTTCAAGGAAGGGTGCCGGAAGGCGCGTCCGGTGTTGCTCGAACCGATCATGAAGGTGGAGGTAGTTACCCCGGAAGATTACATGGGCGATGTCATGGGCGACCTCAATCGTCGTCGCGGCATGGTTCAGGGGATGGAGGATGCACCTGCGGGTCGGATTATCCGTGCCGAGGTCCCGCTCGCCGAGATGTTCGGTTACGCGACGGACCTTCGCTCTGCTACCCAGGGCCGTGCTACCTATACCATGGAGTTTTGCAAGTACCTGGAAGCACCGAATAATATTGCCGAGGCGGTAGTCAAGAAGAAGACCGCCCGATAA
- a CDS encoding GFO_IDH_MocA domain-containing protein, producing the protein MSISSPVRLGIIGVGRWGSICVRTLAAMTTVNLVAIASSNPETATLAPHGCHIFSDWRDLIRSADVEGLIIATPPATHAIISNVAIAAGLPIFVEKPLTLSSVESHQLRTFAEMQGARVFFVDHIHLFSSAFRRLKELVVDAGPILAIEGLAGNYGPYRKDVSTLWDWGAHDVAMLIGLVGTSPVQVMAQRLDWRQIEGNQGETIRLNLSFGKVEAKIIVSTLRDKVRQFRVRCEGGDLLYDDLAPAKLTSNGVAIEIDPAPPLTLALSEFAAAIRGGSIHLSGLDLGVAVVEVLERAGSTLRSAGPL; encoded by the coding sequence ATGTCGATTTCTTCGCCAGTTCGTCTTGGGATCATTGGTGTGGGGCGTTGGGGGAGCATTTGTGTTCGGACGTTAGCGGCCATGACGACGGTAAACCTGGTGGCGATTGCTAGTAGTAATCCAGAGACTGCTACTCTTGCGCCTCACGGTTGCCACATATTTTCAGACTGGCGTGATCTAATACGGTCAGCCGATGTTGAGGGTTTGATCATTGCTACCCCGCCAGCGACCCATGCGATTATTTCTAACGTCGCCATTGCGGCCGGTCTTCCGATCTTTGTTGAAAAACCGCTCACTCTGTCCTCAGTAGAATCCCACCAATTGCGCACGTTTGCCGAAATGCAGGGCGCTCGGGTATTTTTCGTTGATCATATTCACCTCTTTAGTTCAGCCTTCCGACGCCTCAAGGAATTGGTGGTGGACGCTGGTCCTATTCTCGCTATCGAAGGTTTGGCCGGCAATTATGGCCCCTATCGAAAGGATGTCTCGACTTTGTGGGATTGGGGGGCTCACGATGTTGCCATGCTGATCGGTTTGGTGGGGACATCGCCCGTCCAAGTTATGGCGCAACGACTAGACTGGCGACAGATTGAAGGTAATCAAGGTGAAACGATTCGTTTGAATCTATCCTTCGGAAAGGTGGAAGCCAAGATTATCGTTAGTACACTGCGTGATAAGGTGCGTCAATTTAGGGTGCGCTGTGAAGGAGGCGACCTGCTTTACGACGACCTTGCCCCTGCCAAGCTCACCAGCAATGGCGTCGCTATTGAGATAGATCCCGCACCGCCACTAACGTTAGCGCTAAGTGAATTTGCAGCGGCTATTCGTGGGGGGAGTATTCATTTATCTGGGCTCGACCTTGGCGTTGCTGTGGTCGAGGTTTTGGAGCGTGCTGGGTCTACACTCCGTAGTGCTGGTCCACTCTGA
- the insB gene encoding Insertion element iso-IS1n protein InsB, whose product MTFFLIFRKLKVLKWMIMWSYVGNKENQRWLWHAIDHATGNVLAYVFGKRKDSVFLSLKELLKPFGISRFYTDDWGAYERNLPVEQQIISKKNTQKIERKHLMLRTRIKRLARKTICFSKLEKMHDIVIGLFINRYEFGVLV is encoded by the coding sequence ATGACATTCTTTCTGATATTCAGAAAGTTGAAGGTGCTGAAGTGGATGATAATGTGGAGCTATGTCGGCAACAAGGAAAATCAACGCTGGCTTTGGCATGCTATTGACCATGCTACGGGAAATGTTCTTGCGTATGTGTTTGGCAAAAGGAAAGATTCGGTATTTTTGTCCTTAAAAGAACTCCTCAAGCCGTTTGGGATTTCTCGATTTTATACTGACGATTGGGGGGCTTATGAACGGAATTTACCAGTCGAACAACAAATCATTAGCAAGAAGAATACTCAAAAAATCGAGAGGAAACATTTAATGTTACGGACACGTATCAAACGGCTTGCCCGGAAAACCATTTGCTTCTCCAAACTTGAGAAAATGCATGATATTGTGATTGGTCTCTTCATAAATCGCTATGAATTTGGCGTCTTAGTCTGA
- the insA gene encoding IS1 protein InsA — protein sequence MANRAVLCPCCKCDHVVKRGKTELGKQRYLCLKPECGRKTFILDYTYQGYLPEVKEQIIDMAMNGSGIRDTARVLGISPGTVISKIKETRTLYGTSQSVTTGKTEFR from the coding sequence ATGGCTAACAGAGCTGTTTTGTGTCCATGCTGTAAATGTGATCATGTCGTTAAACGCGGCAAGACGGAACTTGGAAAACAACGCTATCTCTGCCTGAAGCCGGAATGTGGTAGGAAGACATTCATTTTAGATTATACCTACCAGGGGTATTTGCCAGAAGTCAAGGAGCAGATCATCGACATGGCAATGAACGGCAGCGGGATCCGTGATACTGCGCGGGTATTGGGAATTAGTCCAGGGACGGTTATTAGCAAAATAAAAGAAACAAGAACCCTATATGGAACCAGTCAATCGGTCACTACTGGAAAGACTGAATTCAGATGA
- a CDS encoding hypothetical protein (Evidence 5 : Unknown function) yields the protein MEPVNRSLLERLNSDDILSDIQKVEGAEVDDNVELCRQQGKSTLALACY from the coding sequence ATGGAACCAGTCAATCGGTCACTACTGGAAAGACTGAATTCAGATGACATTCTTTCTGATATTCAGAAAGTTGAAGGTGCTGAAGTGGATGATAATGTGGAGCTATGTCGGCAACAAGGAAAATCAACGCTGGCTTTGGCATGCTATTGA
- the rplW gene encoding 50S ribosomal subunit protein L23 — translation MNQERLLKVLLAPRVSEKTMTLNTTLNQVTFRVLPDATKPEIKKAVESLFGVQVEAVRVVNVKGKVKRFGRRLGKRGDWKKAYVTLAPGSSIDTMGIQ, via the coding sequence ATGAATCAGGAACGTCTACTGAAGGTGCTGTTGGCGCCGCGCGTCTCCGAAAAGACGATGACCCTCAATACCACGCTCAACCAGGTAACGTTTCGGGTTCTGCCCGATGCGACCAAGCCCGAGATCAAAAAAGCGGTTGAATCGCTTTTCGGTGTTCAGGTCGAGGCGGTGCGGGTGGTTAATGTAAAAGGCAAGGTCAAGCGTTTCGGCCGGAGATTGGGTAAGCGTGGTGATTGGAAAAAAGCCTACGTGACCCTCGCCCCTGGTTCTTCGATCGATACCATGGGGATCCAATAG
- a CDS encoding small subunit ribosomal protein S12, producing MSIELRIFGRPSGLGLPFCVTSIIFRRIYAVRPPIGWHGVWSGVGDCQSMATTNQLVRKPRVRQQGKSSVPALDSCPQKRGVCTRVYTTTPKKPNSALRKVARVRLTNGMEVTTYIGGEGHNLQEHSVVLIRGGRVKDLPGVRYHVVRGCLDTSGVNARRQGRSKYGAKRPKS from the coding sequence GTGTCGATAGAATTGCGGATCTTTGGCAGACCCAGCGGTTTGGGTCTGCCATTTTGTGTAACGAGTATCATTTTTCGCCGCATCTATGCGGTTCGGCCGCCCATCGGGTGGCACGGTGTTTGGTCAGGGGTTGGAGATTGTCAATCGATGGCAACGACGAATCAGTTGGTACGCAAACCGCGGGTAAGGCAGCAGGGCAAGAGTAGCGTTCCTGCCCTTGACAGTTGTCCGCAGAAGCGGGGGGTGTGTACCCGCGTCTATACGACCACGCCTAAAAAGCCGAACTCGGCCTTGCGTAAGGTGGCGCGTGTGCGTCTCACCAATGGCATGGAAGTGACCACCTATATCGGTGGCGAAGGCCACAATTTGCAAGAGCACTCGGTAGTGCTGATCCGCGGCGGTCGCGTTAAGGACCTTCCGGGTGTGCGTTATCACGTGGTACGTGGTTGTTTGGATACCTCCGGCGTGAATGCGCGCCGTCAGGGTCGCTCGAAGTACGGCGCCAAACGACCCAAGTCGTGA
- the rpsS gene encoding 30S ribosomal subunit protein S19 has translation MPRSIKKGPFVDLHLAKKVEGVSASGSKRPIKTWSRRSMVIPDMIGLTIAIHNGRSHVPVMITENMIGHKLGEFAATRVFKGHVADKKTKKK, from the coding sequence GTGCCACGTTCCATCAAGAAAGGGCCATTTGTCGATCTACATTTGGCCAAAAAAGTAGAGGGGGTTTCGGCCTCCGGGAGTAAGCGGCCAATTAAGACCTGGTCGCGCCGCTCCATGGTTATACCGGATATGATCGGGTTGACCATTGCTATTCATAACGGCCGTTCGCATGTCCCGGTAATGATTACCGAGAATATGATCGGCCACAAACTGGGCGAGTTTGCCGCGACGCGTGTTTTTAAAGGGCATGTGGCGGACAAAAAGACCAAGAAGAAGTGA
- the rplC gene encoding 50S ribosomal subunit protein L3: MTIGIVGRKAGMTRVFKDDGTSIPVTVIEAEPNRITQVKTVEVDGYRALQVTTGTRRPSRVTKPMAGHFAKASVEAGRGLWEFRLADGEGENLAPGAELKVDIFQNGQKVDVTGVSLGKGFAGTIKRHHFTMGDATHGNSLSHRAPGSIGMRQTPGRVFKGKKMSGHLGAAKCTVQNLELVRVDPARNLLLVSGAVPGAPGGDLVVRPAVKART, translated from the coding sequence ATGACTATTGGTATCGTCGGCCGTAAGGCTGGCATGACGCGTGTATTTAAAGACGATGGGACCTCGATTCCGGTGACGGTGATCGAGGCTGAGCCCAATCGGATTACCCAGGTGAAGACCGTCGAGGTTGACGGTTATCGTGCCCTTCAGGTAACTACCGGTACTCGTCGCCCCTCTCGGGTTACCAAGCCGATGGCTGGTCACTTCGCTAAAGCCAGCGTTGAGGCTGGTCGTGGTCTGTGGGAGTTTCGCCTTGCAGACGGTGAAGGAGAGAATCTCGCTCCGGGTGCCGAATTGAAGGTGGATATTTTCCAGAACGGCCAGAAGGTCGACGTGACTGGTGTCTCTCTCGGCAAGGGTTTTGCCGGCACCATCAAGCGCCACCATTTCACAATGGGCGACGCTACCCACGGTAACTCCTTATCTCACCGTGCCCCAGGTTCTATCGGTATGCGCCAGACCCCTGGGCGGGTATTCAAGGGCAAGAAGATGTCGGGCCATTTAGGGGCCGCGAAATGCACCGTCCAGAATCTGGAACTGGTGCGTGTCGACCCGGCGCGTAATCTCTTGCTGGTGAGTGGGGCTGTTCCGGGGGCTCCGGGTGGTGATCTAGTAGTCAGGCCTGCCGTTAAGGCCCGGACGTAA
- a CDS encoding hypothetical protein (Evidence 5 : Unknown function): protein MNDNNGELRITARLTDKEATLLRELSNRTGKSSSTLVRLALEHYYQGQTSASQTTTTEAPTPEQYESIPIVSMAENSVANLVADDNSSSPSPIENALHTDKINPSPTHLRSTKVIDYATGVRVLTASFDPNIGLFDDGWCSRPGYGQ, encoded by the coding sequence ATGAATGATAATAATGGAGAATTACGGATTACCGCCCGACTTACCGATAAGGAAGCCACGTTGTTACGAGAATTGTCCAATCGTACCGGCAAGAGTTCGTCAACGCTCGTGCGGTTGGCGCTCGAACACTATTACCAAGGGCAGACCAGCGCTTCTCAAACAACGACCACAGAGGCGCCTACGCCCGAACAGTATGAAAGTATACCCATTGTCAGCATGGCGGAAAATAGTGTTGCCAATCTTGTCGCTGACGACAATAGCTCATCGCCATCTCCTATTGAGAATGCGCTACACACTGACAAAATCAATCCCTCTCCCACTCATCTTCGCTCAACAAAGGTAATAGACTATGCGACCGGTGTACGTGTCCTTACGGCTTCTTTCGATCCGAACATTGGTCTATTCGATGATGGGTGGTGTTCCAGACCTGGATATGGCCAGTAA